A genomic window from Pseudomonas alcaligenes includes:
- a CDS encoding ABC transporter permease, producing MRAENKPAALYHRVVVWLLFLILLLPLAATLLYSLSTSWSATILPDGLTFKWYLALWSDARFLAAFGQSLLVCLGALLLAVLLILPLLFVVHYHFPKLDGVMNILILLPFAVPPVVSSVGLLQVYGSGPLAMVGTPWILIGCYFTVALPFMYRAITNNLQAINLRDLMDAAHLLGASTWKAAFLVVLPNLRNGLMVSLFLSFSFLFGEFVFANLLVGTRYETLQVYLNNMRNSSGHFNSALVISYFFFVLVFTWAATRLNKDKP from the coding sequence ATGCGCGCTGAAAACAAACCCGCCGCCCTCTACCACCGCGTGGTGGTCTGGCTGCTGTTCCTGATCCTGCTGCTGCCGCTGGCGGCCACCCTGCTCTACTCGCTGTCCACCAGCTGGTCGGCGACCATCCTGCCGGATGGCCTGACCTTCAAGTGGTACCTGGCGCTGTGGAGCGACGCGCGCTTCCTCGCCGCCTTCGGCCAGTCGCTGCTGGTGTGCCTGGGTGCGCTGCTGCTGGCGGTACTGCTGATCCTGCCGCTGCTGTTCGTGGTGCACTACCACTTCCCCAAGCTGGACGGGGTGATGAACATCCTCATCCTGCTGCCCTTCGCCGTGCCGCCGGTGGTGTCCTCGGTGGGCCTGCTGCAGGTCTACGGTTCCGGGCCGCTGGCGATGGTCGGCACGCCGTGGATCCTGATCGGCTGCTACTTCACCGTGGCCCTGCCGTTCATGTACCGCGCTATCACCAACAACCTGCAGGCGATCAATCTGCGCGACCTGATGGACGCCGCCCACCTGCTCGGCGCCAGCACCTGGAAAGCCGCCTTCCTGGTGGTGCTGCCCAACCTGCGCAACGGCCTGATGGTCTCGCTGTTCCTTTCCTTCAGCTTCCTGTTCGGCGAGTTCGTGTTCGCCAACCTGCTGGTTGGTACCCGCTACGAGACCCTGCAGGTGTACCTGAACAACATGCGCAACAGCAGCGGCCACTTCAACAGCGCGCTGGTCATTTCCTACTTCTTCTTCGTACTGGTCTTCACCTGGGCGGCCACCCGCCTGAACAAGGACAAACCGTAG
- a CDS encoding ABC transporter permease subunit, protein MSALRGKWLALLCLLPFAVFFFAFQVAPLLWVAINSLIVGDSWSLANFSKIFSSKFYLQAIKHSLQIAFWSSLFGIVIAILGSYSLRQVDSKLRDFVMAFSNMTSNFAGVPLAFAFIILLGFNGALTLLLKQAGVIDDFNLYSKTGLIVLYTYFQIPLGVLLLYPAFDALRQDWRESAQLLGAGTWDFWRHIGLPVLTPALLGTFVILLANALGAYATVYYLTTGNFNVMPIRIAGLVAGDISLDPNLASALAMVLVGLMALITVVHQWLLRRSYHDAR, encoded by the coding sequence ATGTCTGCTCTTCGCGGCAAGTGGCTGGCCCTGCTGTGCCTGCTGCCCTTCGCCGTGTTCTTCTTCGCCTTCCAGGTCGCCCCGCTGTTGTGGGTGGCGATCAACAGCCTGATCGTCGGCGACAGCTGGAGCCTGGCCAATTTCAGCAAGATCTTCTCCTCGAAGTTCTACCTGCAGGCGATCAAGCACAGCCTGCAGATCGCCTTCTGGTCCAGCCTGTTCGGCATCGTCATCGCCATCCTCGGCAGCTACTCGCTGCGCCAGGTCGACTCGAAGCTGCGCGACTTCGTCATGGCTTTCTCCAACATGACCAGCAACTTCGCCGGCGTGCCGCTGGCCTTCGCCTTCATCATCCTGCTCGGCTTCAACGGCGCACTGACCCTGCTGCTCAAGCAGGCCGGCGTGATCGACGACTTCAACCTCTACTCCAAGACCGGCCTGATCGTGCTCTACACCTACTTCCAGATTCCCCTGGGCGTGCTGCTGCTCTACCCGGCTTTCGACGCCCTGCGCCAGGACTGGCGCGAGTCGGCGCAACTGCTCGGCGCCGGCACCTGGGACTTCTGGCGGCATATCGGCCTGCCGGTGCTGACCCCGGCGCTGCTCGGCACCTTCGTCATCCTGCTGGCCAACGCCCTCGGTGCCTACGCCACCGTGTACTACCTGACTACCGGCAACTTCAACGTGATGCCGATCCGCATCGCCGGTCTGGTGGCCGGCGACATCAGCCTCGACCCCAACCTGGCCAGCGCCCTGGCCATGGTGCTCGTTGGCCTGATGGCGCTGATCACCGTGGTGCACCAGTGGCTGCTGCGCAGGAGCTATCACGATGCGCGCTGA
- a CDS encoding alkaline phosphatase family protein yields MPYKVILVVLDGLNYEVARHALGHLHAYCAAGRAALYRLECELPALSRPLYECIMTGVAPIDSGVVHNDVVRLSRERSIFHYARDAGLTTAAAAYHWMSELYNRAPFVAARDRHTSDAALPIQHGHFYYADHYPDSHLFADAESLRLKHAPDFLLVHPMNIDDAGHGYGLDSPQYRNAARRADVILADYLQGWLDAGYQVLVTADHGMNNDRSHNGMLAEEREVPLLVLGEAFSLDANARPRQIELCGTICALLGAAHDKPLCKELLK; encoded by the coding sequence ATGCCGTACAAAGTCATTCTGGTCGTGCTCGACGGTCTCAACTACGAGGTCGCACGGCATGCCCTGGGCCATCTGCACGCCTACTGCGCCGCCGGCCGCGCCGCGCTGTACCGCCTCGAATGCGAACTGCCGGCGCTGTCGCGCCCGCTCTACGAATGCATCATGACCGGCGTTGCGCCGATCGACAGCGGCGTGGTGCACAACGACGTGGTGCGCCTGTCCAGGGAGCGCAGTATCTTCCACTATGCCCGTGACGCCGGCCTGACCACCGCCGCCGCGGCCTATCACTGGATGAGCGAGCTGTATAACCGCGCGCCCTTCGTCGCCGCCCGCGACCGCCACACCAGCGATGCGGCCCTGCCGATCCAGCACGGCCACTTCTACTACGCCGACCACTACCCGGACTCGCACCTGTTCGCCGACGCCGAGAGCCTGCGCCTGAAACACGCGCCGGACTTCCTGCTGGTGCACCCGATGAACATCGACGACGCCGGCCATGGTTACGGCCTGGATTCGCCGCAATACCGCAACGCCGCGCGGCGTGCCGACGTGATCCTCGCCGACTACCTGCAGGGCTGGCTCGACGCCGGCTACCAGGTGCTGGTGACCGCCGACCACGGCATGAACAACGACCGCTCGCACAACGGCATGCTGGCCGAAGAGCGCGAGGTCCCGCTGCTGGTGCTGGGCGAGGCCTTCAGCCTCGACGCCAACGCCCGCCCTCGGCAGATCGAGCTGTGCGGCACCATCTGCGCGCTGCTCGGTGCCGCCCACGACAAACCCCTGTGCAAGGAACTGCTCAAGTGA
- a CDS encoding ABC transporter substrate-binding protein, whose product MKRLLLASLMGSAIVLGNQAMANEDLKALEQAARAEGEVNSVGMPDSWANWKDTWADLNKLYGLKHMDTDMSSAQEIAKFDAEKDNATADIGDVGAAFGPIAVQKGVTQPYKPSTWEQIPAWAKDADGHWMLAYTGSIAFIVNKQLVKEPPKSWADLKEGKYKVAIGDVSAAAQAVNGVLAAAIANGGDEKNIQPGLDFFAEIAKQGRLSLSNPTIQTLEKGEVEVGVVWDFNGLSYRDQIDPSRFEVLIPSDGSVISGYTTIINKYAKHPNAAKLAREYILSDAGQINLAKGNARPIRAEHLTLPPEVQAKLLPNEQYAKVQPIKDAAAWEATSKALPQLWQENVIIEMQ is encoded by the coding sequence ATGAAACGCCTGCTGCTGGCTTCACTGATGGGATCGGCCATTGTTCTGGGTAACCAGGCCATGGCCAACGAGGACTTGAAAGCACTGGAACAAGCCGCCCGCGCAGAGGGCGAAGTCAACAGTGTCGGCATGCCTGACAGCTGGGCCAACTGGAAGGACACCTGGGCTGACCTGAACAAGCTGTACGGCCTCAAGCACATGGACACCGACATGAGCTCGGCCCAGGAGATCGCCAAGTTCGACGCCGAGAAGGACAACGCCACCGCCGACATCGGCGACGTCGGCGCCGCCTTCGGCCCCATCGCGGTGCAGAAGGGCGTGACCCAGCCCTACAAGCCGAGCACCTGGGAACAGATCCCGGCCTGGGCCAAGGACGCAGACGGCCACTGGATGCTGGCCTACACCGGCTCCATCGCCTTCATCGTCAACAAGCAGCTGGTCAAGGAGCCGCCGAAGTCCTGGGCCGACCTCAAGGAAGGCAAGTACAAGGTCGCCATCGGTGACGTCAGCGCCGCCGCCCAGGCCGTCAACGGCGTGCTGGCCGCCGCCATCGCCAACGGCGGTGACGAGAAGAACATCCAGCCGGGTCTGGACTTCTTCGCCGAGATCGCCAAGCAGGGCCGCCTGTCGCTGTCCAACCCGACCATCCAGACCCTGGAAAAAGGCGAAGTGGAAGTCGGCGTGGTATGGGACTTCAACGGCCTGTCCTACCGCGACCAGATCGACCCGAGCCGCTTCGAGGTGCTGATCCCGTCCGACGGTTCGGTGATCTCCGGCTACACCACCATCATCAACAAGTACGCCAAGCACCCCAACGCGGCCAAACTGGCCCGCGAGTACATCCTCTCCGACGCCGGCCAGATCAACCTGGCCAAGGGCAATGCCCGGCCGATCCGCGCCGAGCACCTGACCCTGCCGCCGGAAGTGCAGGCCAAGCTGCTGCCCAACGAGCAGTACGCCAAGGTCCAGCCGATCAAGGATGCCGCCGCCTGGGAAGCCACGTCCAAGGCCCTGCCGCAGCTGTGGCAGGAAAACGTGATCATCGAAATGCAGTGA
- a CDS encoding UTRA domain-containing protein has product MREEAPRTVTAICRALQEQIDHGLLPQGGKLPAERKLSELFETTRITLREALGQLESEGLIYREERRGWFVSPRRLDYNPLVRSHFHAMVREQGRVPSTEVLSARLVPAPADICARLELPALSAVQQIRRVRRIDGRLVLYVEHYLNPAYFPGILDNDLTASLTEMYASQYGIRYGRVAFDILPTALPADAALSLKAAPGSPALCITRVNRDQHGRIIDCDLEYWRHDAVRVRVEVPD; this is encoded by the coding sequence ATGCGCGAAGAAGCGCCGCGTACCGTTACCGCCATCTGCCGCGCCCTGCAGGAGCAGATCGACCATGGCCTGCTGCCCCAGGGCGGCAAGCTGCCGGCCGAGCGCAAGCTCAGCGAGCTGTTCGAAACCACCCGCATCACCCTGCGCGAGGCGCTGGGGCAGCTGGAGTCGGAGGGGTTGATCTATCGCGAGGAGCGCCGTGGCTGGTTCGTCTCGCCGCGCCGGCTGGACTACAACCCGCTGGTGCGCAGCCACTTCCACGCCATGGTGCGCGAGCAGGGCCGGGTGCCCTCGACCGAGGTGCTGAGTGCGCGGCTGGTGCCGGCGCCGGCGGACATCTGCGCGCGCCTGGAGCTACCGGCGTTGTCGGCGGTGCAGCAGATCCGCCGGGTGCGGCGTATCGATGGGCGCCTGGTGCTGTATGTCGAGCACTACCTCAACCCGGCCTATTTCCCCGGCATCCTCGACAACGACCTGACCGCCTCGCTCACCGAGATGTACGCCAGCCAGTACGGCATCCGCTACGGCCGGGTGGCCTTCGACATCCTGCCCACCGCGCTGCCGGCCGACGCCGCGCTCAGCCTCAAGGCGGCGCCGGGCAGCCCGGCACTGTGCATCACCCGGGTCAACCGCGACCAGCACGGACGCATCATCGACTGCGACCTGGAGTACTGGCGCCACGATGCGGTGCGGGTGCGCGTCGAGGTTCCGGACTGA
- a CDS encoding MBL fold metallo-hydrolase, with protein MKITQLRNATLIVQFGDVHLLVDPMLAPRGQLPSLKFVTRSRRRNPLVELPDNAATHLERVTHCLITHCQKGHFDHLDRAAVRWLRQRGTPVLCMAEDADYLRRLRLNVQVLATDEDGAFFGGSVRAIPCLHGEGFVGRLMAHGYGYFMRIPGEPSLYLAGDTLLTDEVRHCLRELQPDVSVLPAGGAQFDIGGAIIMGQADILAALSLSRGLVIANHLEALDHCPVSRAELLAEANRAQLGGRLRVPLDGETLTFPATARAGATA; from the coding sequence ATGAAGATCACCCAGTTGCGCAACGCCACCCTCATCGTCCAGTTCGGCGATGTCCACCTGCTGGTCGACCCCATGCTGGCGCCGCGCGGCCAGCTGCCGTCGCTCAAGTTCGTCACCCGCTCGCGCCGACGCAATCCACTGGTCGAGCTGCCGGACAACGCCGCCACACATCTGGAGCGGGTGACCCACTGCCTGATCACCCACTGCCAGAAGGGCCATTTCGACCACCTCGACCGCGCCGCCGTGCGCTGGCTGCGCCAACGCGGCACGCCGGTGCTGTGTATGGCGGAGGACGCCGACTATCTGCGCCGGCTGCGCCTTAACGTGCAGGTACTGGCGACCGACGAGGATGGGGCCTTCTTCGGCGGCAGCGTGCGTGCCATCCCCTGCCTGCATGGCGAGGGCTTCGTCGGCCGGCTGATGGCTCACGGTTATGGCTACTTCATGCGCATCCCCGGCGAGCCCAGTCTCTATCTGGCCGGCGACACCCTGTTGACCGACGAGGTACGCCACTGCCTGCGGGAACTGCAGCCGGACGTCAGCGTGCTGCCAGCCGGCGGCGCGCAGTTCGATATCGGCGGCGCGATCATCATGGGCCAGGCCGACATCCTCGCGGCGCTGAGCCTCAGCCGCGGATTGGTGATCGCCAACCACCTCGAGGCCCTCGACCACTGCCCGGTGAGCCGCGCCGAACTGCTGGCCGAGGCCAACCGCGCGCAACTGGGTGGTCGCTTGCGCGTCCCCCTGGATGGCGAGACCCTGACCTTCCCCGCAACCGCTCGCGCCGGCGCCACGGCCTGA
- a CDS encoding GlxA family transcriptional regulator — protein sequence MPTRTIGLLLYPGCMPAGLFAFADLLSAANRRSGQRHFELRWLGLDLQAVECAQGLRLQPEATLAEARCDALLIPGLWADSEARVAQALEQHRALLHGLARLSRKTRLWSYCTGVCLLAGSGRLDGEEATATWWLADSLRARFPKVGWQFQHTQLFGPRVATASGVSGHLPIARALIEEQLGVEAYREIARMMVLPRPEPAAPVFRALGVARQSDPLLRRLQLLVERHPARLLVAERLAAELALSTRTLARKVRALTGHALADHVRLIKLNQAGERLILTSESVAQISEALGFGDESSFRRTFKRVTGMTPLAYRQSFRL from the coding sequence ATGCCAACTCGAACTATCGGTCTGCTGCTCTACCCCGGCTGCATGCCGGCTGGCCTGTTTGCTTTCGCCGATCTGCTGTCGGCCGCCAATCGGCGGAGCGGACAGCGGCATTTCGAGCTGCGCTGGCTCGGTCTGGACCTGCAGGCGGTCGAGTGCGCGCAGGGGCTGCGCCTGCAGCCGGAGGCGACGCTGGCCGAGGCGCGTTGCGATGCGCTGCTCATCCCCGGGCTATGGGCGGATAGCGAGGCACGGGTGGCGCAGGCGCTGGAGCAGCACCGCGCGCTGCTGCACGGCCTGGCGCGCTTGAGTCGAAAGACCCGGCTGTGGAGCTATTGCACCGGCGTATGCCTGCTGGCGGGCAGTGGCCGGCTGGACGGCGAGGAGGCCACCGCTACCTGGTGGCTGGCGGACAGCCTGCGCGCACGTTTTCCCAAGGTCGGCTGGCAGTTCCAGCACACCCAGTTGTTCGGCCCGCGGGTCGCCACCGCCTCGGGTGTCAGCGGCCATCTGCCGATCGCCAGGGCACTGATCGAGGAGCAGCTGGGTGTCGAGGCCTATCGCGAGATTGCCCGGATGATGGTGCTGCCGCGGCCCGAGCCGGCCGCCCCGGTGTTCCGTGCCCTGGGCGTGGCACGGCAGAGCGATCCGCTGCTGCGCCGGCTGCAGCTGCTGGTGGAGCGCCACCCGGCACGGCTGCTGGTGGCCGAGCGGCTGGCTGCGGAACTGGCGCTGAGCACGCGCACACTGGCGCGCAAGGTCAGGGCGCTGACCGGCCACGCGCTGGCCGATCATGTGCGGTTGATCAAGCTCAACCAGGCTGGCGAGCGGCTGATCCTGACGTCGGAGTCAGTCGCGCAGATCAGCGAGGCACTGGGCTTTGGCGACGAGTCCAGCTTCCGCCGCACCTTCAAGCGGGTCACCGGCATGACGCCGCTGGCCTACCGGCAGAGCTTCCGGCTCTAG
- a CDS encoding M18 family aminopeptidase, whose translation MRAELNQGLIDFLKASPTPFHATRSLAQRLQAAGFRPLDEREPWHTEAGGRYYVTRNDSSIIAFRLGRRAPLEGGLRLVGAHTDSPCLRVKPQPELQRQGFLQLGVEVYGGALLAPWFDRDLSLAGRVTFREGGKVQSLLIDFQQPIAVIPNLAIHLNREANQGWPINAQTELPPILAQLSGDERADFRALLADRLAVEHGICADAVLDYELSFYDTQGAALIGLNQDFIAGARLDNLLSCYAGLQALIEAEGDETCVLVCTDHEEIGSCSACGADGPFLDQVLRRVLPEGDAFVRTIQKSLLVSADNAHGVHPNYADKHDANHGPKLNAGPVIKVNSNQRYATNSETAGFFRHLCLAEEVPVQSFVVRSDMGCGSTIGPITASQLGVRTVDIGLPTFAMHSIRELAGSHDLAHLVRVLSAFYASAELA comes from the coding sequence ATGCGTGCAGAGCTGAACCAGGGCCTGATCGATTTTCTAAAGGCCTCGCCCACCCCCTTCCACGCCACCCGCAGCCTGGCCCAGCGCCTGCAGGCCGCCGGTTTCCGTCCGCTGGACGAGCGCGAGCCCTGGCACACCGAGGCCGGCGGGCGCTATTACGTGACCCGCAACGACTCCTCGATCATCGCCTTCCGCCTGGGCCGCCGCGCGCCGCTGGAAGGTGGCCTGCGCCTGGTCGGCGCGCATACCGACAGCCCCTGCCTACGCGTCAAGCCGCAGCCGGAGCTGCAGCGCCAGGGCTTCCTGCAGCTCGGCGTGGAAGTCTACGGCGGCGCCCTGCTCGCGCCCTGGTTCGACCGCGACCTGTCGCTGGCCGGCCGCGTGACCTTCCGCGAGGGCGGCAAGGTGCAGAGCCTGCTGATCGACTTCCAGCAGCCGATCGCGGTGATCCCCAACCTGGCCATCCACCTCAACCGCGAGGCCAACCAGGGCTGGCCGATCAACGCGCAGACCGAGCTGCCGCCGATCCTGGCCCAGCTCAGCGGCGACGAGCGCGCCGACTTCCGTGCCCTGCTCGCCGACCGCCTGGCCGTGGAGCACGGCATCTGCGCCGACGCGGTACTGGACTACGAACTGAGCTTCTACGACACCCAGGGCGCCGCGCTGATCGGCCTCAACCAGGACTTCATCGCCGGCGCGCGCCTGGACAACCTGCTGTCCTGCTACGCCGGCCTGCAGGCGCTGATCGAGGCCGAGGGCGACGAGACCTGCGTGCTGGTCTGCACCGACCACGAGGAGATCGGCTCCTGCTCGGCCTGCGGCGCCGACGGCCCGTTCCTCGATCAGGTCCTGCGCCGCGTGCTGCCGGAGGGCGACGCCTTCGTGCGGACCATCCAGAAGTCACTGCTGGTGTCGGCCGACAACGCCCACGGCGTGCACCCCAACTACGCTGACAAGCACGACGCCAACCACGGCCCCAAGCTCAACGCCGGCCCGGTGATCAAGGTCAACAGCAACCAGCGCTACGCCACCAACAGCGAAACCGCCGGCTTCTTCCGCCACCTGTGCCTGGCCGAGGAAGTGCCGGTGCAGAGCTTCGTGGTGCGCAGCGACATGGGCTGCGGCTCGACCATCGGCCCGATCACCGCCAGCCAGTTGGGCGTACGCACCGTGGACATCGGCCTGCCGACCTTCGCCATGCACTCCATCCGCGAACTGGCCGGCAGCCACGACCTGGCACACCTGGTGCGGGTGCTGAGCGCCTTCTACGCCAGCGCCGAGCTGGCCTGA
- a CDS encoding RluA family pseudouridine synthase yields the protein MPLSNIEILHQDDALLVINKPTLLLSVPGRAEDNRDCLVTRLQENGYPEARIVHRLDWETSGIIVLARDADSHRELSRQFHDRETEKAYTALCWGQPELDSGSIDLPLRYDPPTKPRHVVDHELGKHALTFWRVVERCGDYCRVELTPITGRSHQLRVHMLSIGHPLLGDRLYAHAEALAAHERLCLHASMLSLTHPTTGQRLRFECPAPF from the coding sequence ATGCCGCTGTCGAACATCGAGATACTCCATCAGGACGACGCCCTGCTGGTGATCAACAAGCCCACCCTGCTGCTCTCGGTACCCGGCCGCGCGGAGGACAACCGCGACTGCCTGGTGACCCGCCTGCAGGAAAACGGCTACCCGGAAGCGCGCATCGTCCACCGCCTGGACTGGGAAACCTCCGGCATCATCGTGCTGGCCCGCGACGCCGACAGCCACCGCGAGCTGTCCCGGCAGTTCCACGACCGCGAGACCGAGAAGGCCTACACCGCCCTGTGCTGGGGCCAGCCGGAGCTGGACAGCGGCAGCATCGACCTGCCGCTGCGCTACGATCCGCCGACCAAGCCGCGCCACGTGGTCGACCATGAGCTGGGCAAGCACGCCCTGACCTTCTGGCGCGTGGTCGAGCGCTGCGGCGACTACTGCCGGGTCGAGCTGACCCCCATCACCGGACGCTCGCACCAACTGCGCGTGCACATGCTGTCCATCGGCCACCCGCTGCTCGGCGACCGCCTCTACGCCCACGCCGAGGCCCTGGCCGCCCATGAGCGCCTGTGCCTGCACGCCAGCATGCTCAGCCTGACTCACCCGACCACCGGCCAGCGCCTGCGCTTCGAGTGCCCGGCGCCGTTCTGA
- the minE gene encoding cell division topological specificity factor MinE: MNIFDFFRERKKETPASIAKERLSIIVAHERGQRSQPDYLPALQKELVEVIRKYVKIDQDQVHVALENQGSCSILELNITLPDR; encoded by the coding sequence ATGAACATTTTCGACTTCTTTCGTGAACGCAAGAAGGAAACCCCTGCGTCGATCGCGAAAGAGCGTCTGTCGATCATCGTCGCCCACGAGCGCGGCCAGCGCAGCCAGCCGGACTACCTGCCGGCGCTGCAGAAAGAACTGGTCGAGGTGATCCGCAAGTACGTCAAGATCGACCAGGACCAGGTGCACGTGGCGCTGGAAAACCAGGGCAGCTGCTCCATCCTGGAACTCAACATCACCCTGCCGGATCGTTGA
- the minD gene encoding septum site-determining protein MinD translates to MAKILVVTSGKGGVGKTTTSAAIGTGLALRGHKTVIVDFDVGLRNLDLIMGCERRVVYDFVNVINGEASLTQALIKDKRLENLYVLAASQTRDKDALTKEGVGKVIDELSQNFEFVICDSPAGIETGAHMAMYFADEAIVVTNPEVSSVRDSDRMLGLLASKSRRAEQGLEPIKERLLLTRYNPERVTKGEMLGVEDVEEILAINLLGVIPESQAVLKASNQGVPVILDDQSDAGQAYSDAVDRLLGKEVPHRFLDVQKKGLMQRLFGAR, encoded by the coding sequence TTGGCCAAGATCCTCGTAGTCACTTCCGGCAAGGGCGGCGTGGGTAAAACCACCACCAGCGCCGCCATCGGCACCGGCCTCGCCCTGCGCGGCCACAAGACCGTCATCGTCGACTTCGACGTGGGCCTGCGTAACCTCGACCTGATCATGGGCTGCGAACGCCGCGTGGTTTACGACTTCGTCAACGTGATCAACGGCGAAGCCAGCCTGACCCAGGCCCTGATCAAGGACAAGCGCCTGGAAAACCTCTACGTGCTGGCCGCCAGCCAGACCCGTGACAAGGACGCGCTGACCAAGGAAGGCGTGGGCAAGGTCATCGACGAGCTGTCGCAGAACTTCGAATTCGTGATCTGCGACTCGCCGGCCGGCATCGAGACCGGCGCGCACATGGCCATGTACTTCGCCGACGAAGCCATAGTCGTGACCAACCCGGAAGTCTCCTCGGTACGCGACTCCGACCGCATGCTCGGCCTGCTGGCCAGCAAGTCGCGCCGCGCCGAACAGGGCCTGGAGCCGATCAAGGAGCGCCTGCTGCTGACCCGCTACAACCCCGAGCGCGTCACCAAGGGCGAGATGCTCGGCGTGGAAGACGTCGAGGAAATCCTCGCCATCAACCTGCTGGGCGTGATCCCCGAGTCCCAGGCCGTGCTGAAAGCCTCCAACCAGGGCGTGCCGGTCATCCTCGATGACCAGAGCGACGCCGGCCAGGCCTACAGCGATGCCGTCGACCGTCTGCTGGGCAAGGAAGTGCCCCATCGCTTCCTCGATGTGCAGAAGAAAGGACTCATGCAACGCCTGTTTGGAGCGCGCTAA
- the minC gene encoding septum site-determining protein MinC: MSQADLLDQDPVFQLKGSMLAITVLELAHNELERLDRQLADKVAQAPNFFQNIPLVLALDKLPEGEGELDLARLMEVCRGHGLRTLAIRANRADDIAAAEALDIPVLPPSGAREKLVEPVEARKKEEKPAEPQYKPTRIVTSPVRGGQQIYAQGGDLVVMAPVSAGAELLADGNIHVYGPLRGRALAGVKGDARARIFCQQMGAEMLSVAGQYKTAEELRRDPLWGQSVQVSLSGDVLNITRL, encoded by the coding sequence ATGAGCCAAGCCGATCTCCTCGACCAAGACCCCGTGTTCCAGCTCAAGGGCAGCATGCTCGCCATCACCGTGCTGGAGTTGGCGCACAACGAGCTGGAGCGCCTGGACCGGCAACTGGCCGACAAAGTCGCCCAGGCCCCCAACTTCTTCCAGAACATCCCCCTGGTGCTGGCCCTGGACAAGCTGCCGGAAGGCGAAGGCGAACTCGACCTGGCCAGGCTGATGGAAGTCTGCCGCGGCCACGGCCTGCGCACCCTGGCCATCCGCGCCAACCGCGCGGACGACATCGCCGCCGCCGAGGCCCTGGACATCCCGGTACTGCCGCCCTCCGGCGCCCGCGAGAAACTGGTCGAGCCGGTGGAAGCGCGTAAAAAGGAAGAGAAGCCGGCCGAACCGCAGTACAAGCCGACCCGCATCGTCACCAGCCCGGTCCGCGGCGGCCAGCAGATCTACGCCCAGGGCGGCGACCTGGTGGTGATGGCGCCGGTCAGTGCCGGCGCGGAACTTCTCGCCGACGGCAACATCCATGTGTACGGCCCGCTGCGCGGCCGTGCCCTGGCCGGTGTCAAGGGCGACGCCCGGGCCCGCATCTTCTGCCAGCAGATGGGCGCGGAAATGCTTTCCGTGGCCGGCCAGTACAAGACCGCCGAGGAGCTGCGCCGCGATCCCCTGTGGGGCCAATCGGTGCAAGTCAGCCTGTCGGGTGATGTGTTGAACATCACCCGCCTTTAA